The following proteins come from a genomic window of Nothobranchius furzeri strain GRZ-AD chromosome 1, NfurGRZ-RIMD1, whole genome shotgun sequence:
- the znf800b gene encoding zinc finger protein 800b translates to MVKAQKSPGRKTSQCLRRQTGGQSEMEKCQLPLDPQCPPQGQPRGEQTHLQTPAAPDSWDHQEAPVEVRRKSDPAVLSQAKPLWRPIPPLLPEPQREGGHTAETMEQSCQTEELSAAHSHGHDTGLCAEPGDPPLLQQPLQTSKSGIQQIIECFRSGTSQLRHMLLREVDTIFECKVCRSLFRGLPNLITHKEYYCLSRLPDSDGPPGDDRQSVAMKDLLEAIYPRPDYVVRLEPIQTTNKAVFQYLTTEEELAQYPSHNTSARESPVAWEGEATESVENTQVNQPSGSESPGHNHGQKRWDAEEEAKEEQPQPEDEESNSGVEDVTISCCLCGQDFNSRRSIRRHCRKMHQTKLEELRKFTETRTVPTSLLSMVKGRPRTLSTPTGKSCPVCLKTFATKANVRRHFDEVHRGLRRDTITPSIASRPGQPFSLEATPPRKSNNSSPTRSQSTKSAPVTPKANTPTQSQGKAPSQPPASPQTNSTSCRCTLCKRNYSSQLMLKRHMRIVHKIYSIKGNKSAATPPPATMVTTTTTSSSTSTTAPALSNNIKVKEEAVEPSDEEDNEDVDSSPAPSPADSSETTKGVSNNPTKVKEEEAPSSPKVAPPLSSSSSRGGSVCSGNMAAKMTKLSVGFDFKQLFCKLCKRQFSSRQNLTKHIELHTDGNDIFIKFYRCPLCRYESRRKRDVLRHVTVVHKKSSAYLAKIMPKLESRAVKRLAEVVLNSTNKRTSSSVKEVTNGRHSSSSSSPPPSPPVTRKQECSISAPTSSSASSSSSSSSSSSSSAPPPAPVTRKQQELSSPGFAPSPPITRKQERQHTTAHQPRPVSPPLTRRSEKHSHTRNSSSSTTPSSILTPHTRRHDVQSDNSTGTSSTEVRVTKNFSLHACDQCGRAFAKKLYLESHKRSHRNAATAAASRRKGVSTRSKSLIW, encoded by the exons ATGGTGAAGGCCCAGAAGTCACCTGGGAGGAAGACTTCTCAGTGTCTCCGCAGACAG ACTGGTGGTCAGAGTGAGATGGAGAAATGCCAGCTCCCTTTGGACCCACAGTGCCCCCCACAGGGACAGCCCAGAGGAGAGCAGACCCATCTCCAGACTCCTGCTGCCCCAGACAGCTGGGACCACCAAGAGGCACCAGTGGAAGTCCGTAGGAAGAGCGATCCAGCCGTCCTATCCCAAGCCAAGCCTCTGTGGAGACCCATTCCCCCCCTGCTGCCTGAGCCCCAAAGAGAGGGGGGCCACACCGCTGAGACCATGGAGCAGAGCTGCCAGACTGAGGAGCTGAGCGCCGCTCACAGTCATGGTCACGACACAG GTTTGTGTGCTGAGCCTGGTGATCCTCCTCTGCTCCAGCAGCCTCTACAGACCTCCAAGTCCGGGATTCAGCAGATAATTGAATGCTTCCGATCAG GCACCAGCCAGCTGAGGCACATGCTGCTGAGAGAAGTGGACACCATCTTTGAGTGTAAAGTGTGTCGCAGCCTGTTCAGAGGCCTCCCCAACCTCATCACTCACAAGGAGTACTACTGCTTATCACGGCTGCCTGATTCTGATG GTCCTCCGGGGGATGACCGACAGAGTGTCGCCATGAAAGATTTACTGGAGGCCATTTATCCCAGACCTGACTACGTGGTCCGACTAGAGCCTATTCAGACCACCAACAAGGCGGTGTTCCAGTATCTCACCACagaagaagagctggcccaatatCCCTCACACAACACCAG TGCCAGGGAGAGTCCGGTAGCCTGGGAAGGAGAAGCTACGGAGAGTGTAGAAAACACTCAGGTCAACCAGCCGAGTGGTTCAGAGAGTCCAGGACACAACCATGGCCAGAAGAGGTGGGATGCCGAAGAGGAGGCTAAAGAGGAGCAGCCGCAGCCTGAAGACGAGGAGTCTAACAGCGGG GTGGAGGATGTGACCATCTCCTGTTGTCTTTGCGGTCAAGACTTTAACTCTCGCCGCAGCATCCGGCGCCACTGCCGCAAAATGCATCAGACGAAGCTGGAGGAGCTCAGAAAGTTCACAGAGACACGCACCGTTCCCACAAGCCTGCTCTCCATGGTCAAAG GTCGGCCGCGGACTCTCAGCACACCGACTGGGAAATCCTGCCCCGTGTGCCTCAAAACCTTCGCCACCAAAGCCAACGTACGCCGCCATTTTGATGAGGTGCACCGCGGCCTGCGGAGGGACACCATCACTCCCAGCATTGCCTCGCGGCCCGGCCAGCCTTTCTCGCTGGAAGCCACGCCCCCCAGGAAGAGCAACAACTCCTCTCCAACACGTAGCCAGAGCACGAAGTCTGCGCCCGTGACCCCGAAGGCGAACACGCCCACCCAAAGCCAAGGAAAAGCCCCGAGTCAGCCTCCAGCCTCTCCACAGACCAACTCGACCTCGTGTCGCTGCACGCTCTGCAAGAGGAACTACAGCTCCCAG CTCATGCTGAAGAGACACATGCGTATAGTTCACAAGATTTACAGCATCAAAGGGAACAAGTCTGCTGCCACGCCCCCCCCTGCTACCATggtaaccaccaccaccaccagcagcagtaccagcaccACTGCACCGGCCCTTAGCAACAACATCAAAGTGAAGGAGGAAGCAGTGGAGCCCTCAGATGAAGAGGACAATGAGGACGTTGACAGCAGCCCTGCGCCGTCTCCCGCCGACAGCAGCGAGACCACCAAAGGAGTTTCTAACAATCCCACCAAGGTGAAGGAGGAGGAAGCTCCATCCAGCCCAAAGGTAGCACCACCCTTGTCTTCATCCTCCTCCCGTGGTGGCAGCGTGTGCAGTGGCAACATGGCCgccaaaatgaccaaactgtcagTGGGCTTCGACTTCAAGCAGCTGTTCTGTAAGCTCTGCAAACGCCAGTTCAGCTCCCGTCAGAACTTAACCAAACACATCGAGCTGCACACAGACGGCAACGACATCTTCATCAAGTTCTACCGCTGTCCCCTCTGTCGCTACGAGTCCCGCCGCAAACGGGACGTGCTGCGTCACGTGACCGTGGTCCACAAGAAGTCTTCTGCATACCTGGCAAAGATCATGCCCAAACTGGAGAGCAGGGCGGTGAAGAGGCTGGCCGAGGTGGtcctcaacagcaccaacaagagGACGAGCAGCAGCGTCAAGGAGGTGACGAACGGAcgtcactcctcctcctcctcgtccccCCCTCCATCTCCTCCTGTCACCCGCAAACAGGAGTGCTCCATATCTGCCCCAACCTCCTCCTCAGCCTCTTCCTCGTCCtcgtcctcatcctcctcctcctcgtctgctcctcctcctgcccCCGTCACTCGGAAACAGCAGGAGCTCTCGTCTCCAGGCTTCGCCCCGTCTCCCCCCATCACTCGCAAGCAGGAGAGACAACATACGACGGCTCACCAGCCCCGCCCTGTCAGCCCCCCGCTGACCCGCCGCAGTGAGAAGCACTCACACACCCgcaactcctcctcctccaccaccccGTCCAGCATCCTGACCCCACACACCCGCAGGCACGACGTCCAATCAGACAACAGTACCGGCACGTCGTCAACCGAAGTCCGTGTGACGAAGAACTTCTCCCTCCACGCGTGTGACCAGTGTGGGCGGGCCTTCGCCAAGAAG CTGTATCTGGAGTCTCACAAGCGGAGCCATCGGAATGCAGCCACAGCAGCAGCCAGCAGGAGGAAAGGAGTCAGCACCCGCTCCAAGTCCCTGATCTGGTGA